A region from the Triticum urartu cultivar G1812 chromosome 1, Tu2.1, whole genome shotgun sequence genome encodes:
- the LOC125550383 gene encoding uncharacterized protein LOC125550383: MSMVTDEVGSAGTHGQDCLPRSRSPRPEAADGGGGGGAKDSWARELLRRGWGLTRTAAMAGAAATAAPVVAPPLIVLSAAGVALSVPFAAYLASLAAANHLTGALLHSCQPPPQPCPQEYDDLEQEFLDASEGYGQEAPAFGHLDTETEQGIVEEEGGSDTSLPLSRDPGALAGDEAEGEFYAQEFSPPSKPLLQGEDHLVQKRGEDEFSAPSKPLLQEEDTLVQKRGEDEFSVLDSDQQSLQSNNWKGKEDVVYSENNEEDDRTMEENRPAKETVLQGFCFPELGVPASGHDDNVVREKGEDEFSVQNSGQQSVQFQSKNFGEKEEHDGKTMEENKPTKETVSQEAPAFGYLDTETEQAIIKEENESGTSPLLPRDPVIYEASAPAFADKEVEEEVQGEFSAKESGHGSYISNRDNNTEEHTPLEGRESTLMETLPRGFGLSASAKPLFPEEDNVIQEKGNDKEAEQVTGKQSIQSKNWSETDDDVYSKEESDGKSMGENKSMEEMVSRGLCFPESHVPVSGEDDDNVVQEKGEVKFDAQNSGQQSFQSMNLSEKVEEDGKTTEENKSTKETLFYGSSVPASGDEDNVVQEKREGEFSARNSGQLPFQSKIWNEKEEDGKTTEENKSTEVTYSQGSYFPESSVPTSGDENKKGEDEFSVHNLGQYSLSSDIGDKKEHGITMEKKKSTEDMPPRDSVGSESPAPVFHGEDNVVQSKEGFEVAVEGVFEEANTNTDLVTAEVVDSQVEIIVIAAPESEVLPPSTDLVMAEVVDVQVEISATAAPDSEVLSPSNLVAPELHPDIVTGEVNDVYVGIGAALEPESEVLHESNLAVGASTADPGTGEISDVQVNVVAAAKPEDEVLHESDLAACASTADLGIGEISDVQVNIVAAAVKPEDELLPLSNLTECESQVVIETAHVGDIVGISAIGRNVKDSSDVDKQGMECCFVPVASMHDTEDVMSSGSTPYFSTMGEEIVDLSDQSSDVGYTVRNEAFRSRVVAESEARYTEEQLREQLDTIRTITGYSAVPSSTLEGELAGLYIFVGVEPPVGSSNISDRLMALSAEVLFLKSIIGVD; this comes from the coding sequence ATGAGCATGGTTACCGACGAGGTCGGATCCGCCGGCACCCACGGCCAGGACTGCCTCCCCCGCTCTCGCAGCCCCCGTCCTGAAGCAgctgacggcggcggcggcggcggcgctaagGACAGCTGGGCACGCGAGCTGCTGCGGCGCGGATGGGGCCTGACCCGGACGGCCGCCATGGCCGGCgccgcggcgacggcggcgccggtcgtggccccgccgctgatcgtcctctccgccgccggcGTCGCGCTCTCCGTCCCCTTCGCCGCCTACCTCGCCAGCCTCGCCGCCGCTAACCACCTCACCGGCGCGCTCCTCCATTCCTGTCAACCGCCGCCGCAGCCGTGCCCCCAAGAATACGACGACCTGGAGCAAGAATTCCTCGACGCGTCGGAAGGGTACGGACAAGAGGCTCCGGCGTTCGGCCATTTGGATACCGAAACAGAGCAGGGCATCGTCGAAGAGGAAGGCGGGAGCGACACTTCGCTGCCCCTGTCACGGGATCCCGGTGCGCTTGCCGGCGACGAGGCAGAAGGTGAATTTTATGCCCAAGAATTTTCTCCACCATCAAAGCCACTGCTTCAAGGAGAGGATCATCTGGTTCAGAAAAGAGGAGAAGATGAATTTTCTGCACCATCAAAGCCACTGCTTCAAGAAGAGGATACTCTGGTTCAGAAAAGAGGAGAAGATGAATTTTCTGTACTGGATTCAGACCAACAGTCATTGCAATCAAACAATTGGAAGGGAAAAGAGGATGTCGTGTATTCTGAAAACAATGAAGAGGATGACAGAACTATGGAGGAAAACAGGCCTGCAAAGGAGACGGTGTTGCAAGGCTTCTGTTTTCCTGAATTGGGCGTGCCAGCCTCCGGTCACGACGACAATGTGGTCCGGGAAAAGGGAGAAGATGAGTTTTCTGTACAGAATTCAGGCCAGCAATCAGTTCAATTTCAGTCAAAGAATTTTGGTGAAAAAGAAGAACATGATGGGAAAACTATGGAGGAAAATAAGCCTACCAAGGAGACGGTGTCACAAGAGGCTCCGGCGTTCGGCTATTTGGATACTGAAACAGAGCAGGCCATCATCAAAGAAGAAAACGAGAGCGGCACTTCGCCGCTGCTGCCACGGGATCCTGTTATTTACGAAGCGTCTGCGCCTGCGTTTGCTGAcaaggaggtggaggaggaggtgcAAGGTGAATTTTCTGCCAAAGAATCTGGCCATGGTTCATACATATCGAACCGCGACAACAATACAGAGGAGCACACACCATTGGAAGGAAGGGAGTCTACTCTAATGGAAACACTACCGAGGGGCTTTGGTCTTTCTGCATCTGCAAAGCCACTGTTTCCAGAAGAGGATAATGTGATTCAGGAAAAGGGAAACGACAAAGAAGCTGAACAAGTAACAGGCAAGCAATCAATTCAATCAAAGAATTGGAGTGAAACAGATGATGACGTGTATTCTAAAGAAGAAAGTGATGGTAAATCCATGGGGGAAAATAAGTCTATGGAGGAGATGGTGTCGCGAGGCCTCTGTTTTCCAGAATCGCATGTGCCAGTATCAGGCGAAGACGATGACAATGTGGTCCAGGAAAAGGGAGAAGTTAAATTTGATGCACAGAATTCAGGCCAACAATCATTTCAGTCAATGAATTTGAGTGAAAAAGTAGAAGAGGATGGCAAAACTACAGAGGAAAACAAGTCTACCAAGGAGACACTGTTCTATGGATCATCTGTGCCGGCGTCAGGTGATGAAGACAATGTGGTTCAGGAAAAGAGAGAAGGTGAATTTTCTGCAAGGAATTCAGGCCAACTACCATTTCAATCAAAGATTTGGAATGAAAAAGAAGAGGATGGCAAAACTACAGAGGAAAACAAGTCTACTGAGGTGACGTATTCGCAAGGTTCCTATTTTCCCGAATCAAGTGTGCCAACATCAGGTGATGAAAACAAGAAGGGAGAGGATGAATTCTCTGTACACAATTTAGGCCAGTATTCACTTTCATCAGACATCGGAGATAAAAAAGAGCATGGCATAACAATGGAGAAAAAGAAGTCTACCGAGGACATGCCACCACGAGACTCTGTTGGCTCTGAGTCACCAGCTCCAGTGTTCCATGGTGAAGACAACGTGGTTCAGAGCAAGGAAGGATTTGAAGTTGCAGTGGAGGGAGTGTTCGAAGAAGCTAATACTAATACCGATCTTGTTACGGCCGAAGTGGTTGATTCTCAAGTGGAAATTATTGTAATTGCCGCACCTGAGAGCGAGGTGCTGCCACCGAGTACTGATCTTGTAATGGCCGAAGTGGTTGATGTGCAAGTGGAGATTAGTGCAACTGCAGCACCAGATAGTGAGGTCCTTTCACCGAGTAACCTTGTGGCTCCTGAGTTGCATCCGGATATTGTTACAGGGGAAGTTAATGATGTGTATGTTGGCATTGGTGCTGCTCTGGAACCTGAGAGTGAGGTGCTGCATGAGAGTAACCTTGCGGTTGGTGCTTCAACGGCAGATCCTGGTACTGGGGAAATTTCTGATGTGCAAGTCAACGTTGTTGCTGCTGCGAAGCCTGAAGATGAGGTGCTGCATGAGAGTGACCTTGCAGCTTGTGCTTCAACGGCAGATCTTGGTATTGGGGAAATTTCTGATGTACAAGTCAACATTGTTGCTGCTGCTGTGAAGCCTGAAGATGAGTTGCTGCCACTGAGTAACCTCACAGAATGTGAGTCACAGGTGGTTATTGAAACTGCACATGTTGGTGACATTGTAGGAATTTCTGCAATAGGACGCAATGTAAAGGATTCTAGTGATGTAGACAAACAAGGCATGGAATGCTGTTTTGTCCCAGTGGCGTCTATGCATGATACTGAAGATGTAATGTCCAGTGGGAGCACGCCGTATTTCTCCACCATGGGCGAAGAAATCGTTGACCTGTCCGATCAGTCAAGTGATGTGGGTTACACAGTGAGGAATGAAGCATTTAGGAGCAGAGTTGTCGCTGAGAGCGAG